From a single Miscanthus floridulus cultivar M001 chromosome 8, ASM1932011v1, whole genome shotgun sequence genomic region:
- the LOC136470531 gene encoding rubisco accumulation factor 1, chloroplastic-like translates to MLSLSHPHPPRVHHQRTPRAVAAATPVWRRRRASHIAASAILLPGGGSTGGGGGPGDRRLPFTPPPMAPSGQLYQPFHPPPSPLPPSLRNLDLTQCLQILRDRIDYRLEPKGVRELARAMKSFPCWRGEEGWEAFGRDSPADCLAYARFRQSREAIDVEDRIAELERALQVVETESGRARVELELEHARKMAAGEVEGEEEDPAASRPGVTVVRLQYAAMQVVETESGRARVELELERARKKAAGEVEGEEEDPATSRSGVTVVRLQYGEVAEATTVFMLPVLRETDGVAAMESAPRRTKTDVDLGIVEVDKAWARWAVVPGWGPVAEAADDAVVIELADGRRLLWRTDDEEPVLVIANTLLADGLDHGLKGRAQSINKMRIHWVVK, encoded by the exons ATGCTGTCACtctcccacccccaccccccccgCGTCCACCACCAGCGCACGccccgcgccgtcgccgccgctacTCCCGTGTGGCGCCGCCGTCGCGCCAGCCACATCGCCGCGAGCGCCATCCTGCTTCCGGGAGGCGGCAGcaccggcggcgggggcgggcCGGGCGACCGGAGGCTCCCCTTCACGCCGCCCCCGATGGCGCCGTCGGGCCAGCTCTACCAGCCGTTCCACCCGCCGCCATCCCCTCTGCCGCCCAGCCTCCGCAACCTCGACCTCACCCAGTGCCTCCAGATCCTCCGCGACAGGATCGACTACAGGCTCGAGCCCAAGGGCGTGCGGGAATTGGCTCGCGCCATGAAGAGCTTCCCGTGCTGGCGCGGGGAGGAGGGCTGGGAGGCCTTCGGGAGGGACTCCCCCGCCGACTGCCTCGCCTACGCGCGGTTCCGCCAGTCGCGGGAGGCCATCGACGTGGAGGACCGCATCGCGGAGCTGGAGCGCGCGCTGCAGGTGGTGGAGACCGAGTCCGGCAGGGCGCGCGTGGAGCTTGAGCTGGAGCACGCCAGGAAGATGGCGGCCGGggaggtggagggggaggaggaggaccctgccGCCTCGCGGCCCGGCGTCACGGTGGTGCGGCTCCAGTACGCCGCGATGCAGGTGGTGGAGACCGAGTCTGGCAGGGCGCGCGTGGAGCTCGAGCTGGAGCGCGCCAGGAAGAAGGCGGCCGGggaggtggagggggaggaggaggaccctgccACCTCGCGGTCCGGCGTCACGGTGGTGCGGCTCCAGTACGGCGAGGTCGCCGAGGCGACCACTGTCTTCATGCTGCCGGTGCTCAGGGAGACGGACGGCGTCGCGGCCATGGAGTCGGCGCCCAGGCGGACCAAGACGGACGTGGACCTTGGCATTGTGGAGGTAGACAAGGCGTGGGCGCGGTGGGCTGTGGTGCCCGGGTGGGGCCCCGTGGCCGAGGCAGCGGACGACGCCGTCGTCATCGAGCTGGCCGACGGCCGGAGGCTGCTGTGGCGGACGGACGATGAGGAGCCAGTGCTGGTCATTGCCAACACGTTGCTG GCCGATGGATTAGATCACGGTCTAAAAGGAAGGGCTCAATCTATCAACAAGATGAGAATTCACTGGGTAGTCAAATAA